A portion of the Lolium rigidum isolate FL_2022 chromosome 1, APGP_CSIRO_Lrig_0.1, whole genome shotgun sequence genome contains these proteins:
- the LOC124649440 gene encoding BTB/POZ and MATH domain-containing protein 1-like — MAEAAIPSITLHDIASATFKVMLRFLYTDVLPGDNELGRSPVAMFQDLLAAANRYALDLKKRAKTAEPETQTTIVGSAVVQFRVDYQQAKQCPVGKAVHSDIISAGGHLWRIECYPCGDTEENGGRYLSIFLRKKSKSRNITAIFEVFLADGDGKPSKPSSYAEPKKVYGCFEFDNDQGDTGWREFHYKSYLDKFVIEGHITFVCSIMVIDNSPIPVPPSDIGTHLGRLLDHADGTDVSFVVDGETFLAHRWVLAARSPVFRAELFGSMTEATMQSITLHEMAPATFRIMLRFMYTDGLPEEDELGDSPLEIFQDLLAAADRYALDRLKLMCAQKLLVHMTVDTVATVLACAETYNCPELKNKCLDFFAVDKHFKKAVFTDGFVMLMQKFPTVADALRDRVGA; from the exons ATGGCTGAGGCTGCGATTCCTTCCATCACGCTGCATGACATAGCGTCTGCAACATTCAAAGTTATGCTTCGGTTTCTGTACACGGATGTCTTGCCTGGAGATAACGAGCTTGGGCGCTCTCCTGTTGCGATGTTTCAGGATCTACTTGCGGCGGCCAACCGTTATGCGCTGGACC TGAAAAAGCGGGCTAAGACGGCCGAGCCGGAGACGCAGACAACCATTGTGGGATCAGCCGTCGTCCAGTTCAGAGTAGACTACCAGCAAGCCAAGCAATGTCCCGTCGGCAAGGCTGTCCACTCCGACATCATCTCCGCCGGGGGACACCTCTGGCGGATCGAGTGCTACCCGTGTGGGGACACTGAGGAGAACGGGGGCCGGTATCTTTCCATCTTCCTTAGGAAAAAGAGCAAATCCAGAAACATCACGGCCATCTTCGAGGTCTTCCTTGCGGATGGTGACGGCAAACCATCCAAACCATCGTCCTATGCGGAACCCAAAAAGGTATATGGATGTTTCGAATTTGACAACGACCAAGGCGACACGGGATGGCGTGAGTTCCACTATAAATCATACCTGGATAAATTTGTGATTGAGGGACACATCACATTTGTATGCTCCATCATGGTCATCGATAACAGCCCTATTCCCGTGCCGCCTTCGGACATCGGGACCCATCTTGGCCGCCTACTAGATCATGCCGACGGGACGGACGTGTCatttgtcgtcgacggcgagacgtTCCTCGCTCATCGGTGGGTGCTGGCCGCCCGCTCACCAGTCTTCAGGGCGGAGCTCTTCGGCTCCATGACCGAAGCTACAATGCAGTCCATCACGCTGCATGAAATGGCGCCTGCCACGTTCAGGATTATGCTTCGGTTTATGTACACTGACGGGTTGCCTGAAGAAGACGAACTTGGTGATTCTCCTCTTGAGATATTTCAGGACCTACTAGCCGCAGCTGATCGATATGCACTAGACCGACTGAAGCTTATGTGCGCCCAGAAGTTATTGGTTCATATGACCGTAGATACGGTTGCAACTGTCTTAGCTTGCGCTGAGACTTACAACTGTCCAGAGCTGAAGAACAAGTGCTTAGATTTCTTTGCGGTGGACAAACATTTCAAGAAGGCAGTGTTCACTGATGGCTTTGTAATGCTGATGCAGAAATTTCCAACAGTTGCTGATGCGCTGAGAGATAGGGTTGGGGCATAA
- the LOC124678381 gene encoding BTB/POZ and MATH domain-containing protein 1-like — protein MSKRAKMPGPEAGTTVVGSTAVQFRVDYEQAKQLPIGESVDSDVIPAGGHLWRIEFCPRGGSYDDNEYVSIHFSLMSKNRNVKAIYEAFLLDRDGKPSSMLTGRALKSFVNIGPDLIASWGFDIAERNLVETNYVIDGHVTFMCTIMVIHDSLVPVPPSDIGTHLGSLLHHTDGTDVSFIIDGETFHAHRAVLAARSPVFKAELFGSMAEATMSCITLQDITPSTFKVMLRFIYTDDLPLEEELADSPIEMFHNLLAAADRYALDRLKFICAQRLLDEVSVETVATILACAETYNCPSLKNKCIEFFVVEENFKEAMFTEAYGLLVLKFPSLTAELRKRVRT, from the exons A TGAGCAAGCGAGCTAAGATGCCAGGGCCGGAGGCAGGGACAACTGTTGTGGGTTCTACTGCCGTCCAGTTCAGAGTAGACTATGAACAAGCGAAGCAGCTTCCCATCGGCGAGTCTGTCGACTCTGACGTCATCCCCGCAGGGGGACACCTGTGGAGAATTGAGTTCTGTCCTCGTGGTGGGAGCTATGATGACAATGAGTATGTTTCTATCCACTTTTCGCTCATGAGCAAAAACAGAAATGTCAAGGCCATCTATGAGGCCTTCCTGTTGGACAGGGACGGCAAACCATCTTCCATGCTGACAGGAAGGGCACTTAAATCCTTTGTAAACATAGGTCCTGACCTCATAGCTAGCTGGGGATTTGATATTGCGGAAAGGAATCTTGTGGAGACAAATTATGTAATAGATGGACACGTCACATTTATGTGCACCATCATGGTCATCCATGACAGCCTTGTTCCTGTGCCACCTTCAGATATTGGGACCCATCTTGGCAGCCTGCTACATCACACTGACGGAACAGATGTGTCATTCATCATCGACGGTGAGACATTCCATGCGCATCGAGCAGTGCTTGCTGCCCGCTCACCGGTCTTCAAAGCGGAACTCTTTGGCTCCATGGCCGAAGCTACAATGTCATGCATCACTCTACAAGACATCACACCTTCAACATTCAAAGTTATGCTTCGGTTCATTTACACGGATGACTTGCCTTTAGAAGAGGAGCTTGCGGACTCTCCCATTGAGATGTTTCACAACCTACTTGCTGCAGCCGATCGGTATGCACTTGACAGGCTGAAGTTTATTTGTGCCCAGAGGTTATTGGATGAGGTGTCGGTTGAAACAGTGGCAACGATCTTAGCTTGCGCGGAAACCTACAACTGTCCTTCTTTGAAGAACAAGTGCAttgaattctttgtggtggaggAGAATTTCAAGGAGGCCATGTTCACTGAAGCTTATGGATTGCTGGTTCTGAAATTCCCGTCGCTTACTGCTGAGCTCAGAAAGAGGGTTAGGACATAA